TTGCGCACGGACGGAAAGGGGAAATATGGCCCGGAATTGTACGTGGATTTTCTCGGCGAATTTATGGAGAACAGTGCTGTGGCGAAGAAACCATTTTTTGCGTATTACTCCATGGCACTGGCGCACGACGTGACCGATGACATTCCCACGCAAGTGCCGTACGCGCCGGGCAAGGATCGCTGGATGAACTACGGCGAGATGATTGAGAGCATGGACGCGATGGTGGGTAAACTGGTCGCCAAGATTGATCAACTTGGCCTGCGCAACAATACGATCATCCTTTTTACCGGCGACAATGGCACCGCGCGCCGTTCCAAGCTGCGACACATCGCGGGGCGCAAGTACGAATACGAAAATGTATTTTCCATCCGTAACGGCAAACGCGTGCCCGGCGGAAAAGGCACGCTGCTGGATATCGGCACCAACGTTCCGCTCATCGCCCACTGGCGCGGGCACATTCAGGGCGGCAGTGTGGGCCACGAACTGGTGGATTTCAGCGATTGGCTGCCCACACTGGCAGCCATCGCGGGCGGCAGGATAGAAAATAAAATCGATGGCGTAAGTTTTTACAGCACACTGTTCAGCACGCGCCGACATCAAGCGCGCGTCGTTGCATTTTCTGAAAGTAAAGGCGGCCGGGCATGGGTTCGAACGAAACAACATAAACTTTATCGGAACGGAAATTACTACGACGTTCGCGCTGACGCGATGGAAAAGAAGCCGCTGACAAAGGTAACGGGTCACGCGGCAAAAGATCTTCAATTACTGCAGGCCGCCCTTCAAAAATTGAATATTCCAATTCAAAAATGAAATTACGAACATTTTTCTCACTACTCATTGCAGCCTCGATCTGCACCATTCAGGCAGCAAATAAACGTCCTAATATCATCCTCGCCATGGCCGATGATCAAGGCTGGGGCGACATGGGCTACATGGGGCACAAGGTTTTGAAAACGCCGGTGTTCGATGCGATGGCAAAAACAGGGCTGCGCTTTGACCGCTTTTATTCCGCTGCACCGGTTTGTTCGCCCACGCGCGCGAGTGTGCTGACGGGACGGCATCCCAATCGGATGGGCTGTTTTCAATGGGGCCACACGTTGCGGAACAATGAAATCACTGTCGCCGAGGCACTGCAAAAAGCGGGCTACACAACGGGGCATTTTGGCAAATGGCACTTGGGCTCGGTGCGTTCAGAGAGCGATGTGGCACCGGGGAAGAACGGATTTGATGAATGGTTTTCCGCGCCGAATTTTTACGAAAACAATCCGCTCTTTAGTCACAATGGAAAAGTGATTGAAACGAAAGGCGAAAGCTCGGAAGTCACGGTGGAGCTCGCGCTGAAGTGGATGGCGAAGGTGAAGGACAAGCCGTTCCTCGCCGTGGTTTGGTTCGGCAACCCGCATAGTCCGCATCAGGGTGGGGAAGAATTTTTGAAACAATACAAAGACGAGCCCAAGGCGATGGCGAACTTTTATGCGGAGATCGCCGGGATGGATTCCGCGATGGGCAAACTCCGCAACGGCATTCGCAAGCTCGGCGTTTCGGATAACACCGTGCTTTGGTACTGCAGCGATAACGGCGGGCTCAAGCCCAATTCGATGGGCGGATTGAGCGGCAAGAAAGGGGTGCTGCTCGAAGGCGGCATTCGCGTGCCGGCAATCATTGAGTGGCCGGCGGTCATCAAAAAAAATCGCATCACTCAGGTGCCCGCGAATACAGTTGATATTTATCCCACCGTGCTGGAGTTGGCCGGAGTCAAACTGCCTGAACACCAGCCGGTGCTCGATGGCGTTAGTCTTGCGGGATTGTTGCGGGGCAAATCTTTTCGCCGCGCCAAGCCGATGGGTTTTTGGAATTATAAAACGGGCGGGCGCGGGATGCACGCGCGCAAGATGTTGGAGGCACTTCGCAGGGAACAGTCCGCCGGCGAAATTTCACCTGTGCCCAAGGCGGGTTTTGTGGACAAGGAATATCCGCTCGACGAATTCGCGCACGCGGCGGCGTGGATTTCCGGCGACTGGAAATTGCACCGCATCCCCCACAAAAATGGAACCTCCGTGCAATACAAACTCTACAATCTCCGCCGCGATATGGCCGAAAAATTGGACCTCGCCCACGTGCAGCCCGAGCGCCTCATTCGGATGAAAACCGAACTTGCGACGTGGCAAAAGAGCGTGATCAACAGCCTCAATGGCAGCGATTACAAATAGCGCGGATTATTTTTCCGGCCGCAACACGCGCACATCGCCTTGGCGCAGTGTCACGCCGTCGCGATCCATCTTTTCCAGCAACGGAATCAAAATACGTCGCGTCGTTCCCAGCGCCTGGCGCAATTCGCTGGCCGTGGCTTGTGTGTGAGTGCGTAAATGTTTTTTCAGCAGCATCCGAAAGCGATTAAGCTGCCCCGCGCTCATTGCCAATTCGGGGCTGACCTCAATCACTTCGCCCGCTTCGATGAGAAACCGCAACGCCTGCGAGCCTTCGGAAGTGCCGGCCAGAATTTTACGCGCGGGCGGATCCGCCTCCGCAAGTGCCTTGCGAATTTTTTCGCCCGCCGCGCGCAAATGCGGCGGCAATGCCGGTTTATGCGTGAGCGCTACTAAATATTTTGCCTGCCGCTTGAATCCGTTTTGGCAAAGACTGTCCAGCAATTCCGCAAACACATCGCCAATCGGAAACGCCTTTTGCGCCAGTGGCCGCAGTGCTTCCATCGCCAATCCCGGTCGTTCGGGATGGGCGCGGTGTTCCGCGTTCACCGCGGTCGCCATTGCCTCGCGCGCTTTTTTCCAACGCGATGAATCAGCAATCCAATCGCCGGCGGCCAGTGCAGTCTCGGCGGTGGACAGCGCGGTAACGGCGGCGTCAATTTCAGCAGTGGAAAAAGTGGAGGGGCGAAGCAGTGCATTTCGCCGCGCAATGCCATCGCGCGCGAGTTGTGAGGTAATCCAAGCTTCGGCGTCTTCGTGCGCGTCGGCGCGGGTTTGCAAAAAAAGTTTGTGGGCCGCCGAGCGCAAGCCTTGTCGATTGCCCTGTGTATCGAGCACTCGACCGCCGGCGAGCGTGGCGCTTTCGGGCCAGTTGCGGATGACGATGCGATCGCCGGGCCAAACGCACGCGGGGTGTTCGAGGCGCAGTTGGGCGAGTTGCGTCGCGCCGGGTGCGAGGGTTTTGCCTTCCACCAAAACCAATCGCGCGGGCCAA
This genomic interval from Limisphaerales bacterium contains the following:
- the selB gene encoding selenocysteine-specific translation elongation factor, which produces MPSRHAILATAGHIDHGKSALVKALTGNDPDRLPEEKLRGITIDLGFAHLELSGHSLGIVDVPGHQDFVKNMVAGVGAVDLALLVVAADDGWMPQTEEHLQILSYLGATRGVVALTKADLVEDTTARENEIRQQLQNSPLAGAAIIPVSAHNGTGLDELKTALTAAAETMPPHTDDGQPRLAVDRVFSLQGIGTIVTGTLTGGTMSKGDTVTAHPPGRDTRIRTLQSHNRAQDTAQPGTRTALNLADAARGELPRGATITLPTLAATTRTLDVLLERSARLGQECAPLRNDTRVRVHHGSGHWPARLVLVEGKTLAPGATQLAQLRLEHPACVWPGDRIVIRNWPESATLAGGRVLDTQGNRQGLRSAAHKLFLQTRADAHEDAEAWITSQLARDGIARRNALLRPSTFSTAEIDAAVTALSTAETALAAGDWIADSSRWKKAREAMATAVNAEHRAHPERPGLAMEALRPLAQKAFPIGDVFAELLDSLCQNGFKRQAKYLVALTHKPALPPHLRAAGEKIRKALAEADPPARKILAGTSEGSQALRFLIEAGEVIEVSPELAMSAGQLNRFRMLLKKHLRTHTQATASELRQALGTTRRILIPLLEKMDRDGVTLRQGDVRVLRPEK
- a CDS encoding sulfatase-like hydrolase/transferase, with amino-acid sequence MKLRTFFSLLIAASICTIQAANKRPNIILAMADDQGWGDMGYMGHKVLKTPVFDAMAKTGLRFDRFYSAAPVCSPTRASVLTGRHPNRMGCFQWGHTLRNNEITVAEALQKAGYTTGHFGKWHLGSVRSESDVAPGKNGFDEWFSAPNFYENNPLFSHNGKVIETKGESSEVTVELALKWMAKVKDKPFLAVVWFGNPHSPHQGGEEFLKQYKDEPKAMANFYAEIAGMDSAMGKLRNGIRKLGVSDNTVLWYCSDNGGLKPNSMGGLSGKKGVLLEGGIRVPAIIEWPAVIKKNRITQVPANTVDIYPTVLELAGVKLPEHQPVLDGVSLAGLLRGKSFRRAKPMGFWNYKTGGRGMHARKMLEALRREQSAGEISPVPKAGFVDKEYPLDEFAHAAAWISGDWKLHRIPHKNGTSVQYKLYNLRRDMAEKLDLAHVQPERLIRMKTELATWQKSVINSLNGSDYK
- a CDS encoding sulfatase-like hydrolase/transferase; protein product: MADDVGCEPIGAYGGQRWKTPHIDALAKGGMRFDYCFSMPVCHPSRICLMTGKYPFRLKSGWGTFPKTEEKNSIAQVLKRAGYSTAIAGKWQLCLMKNDLNQPARMGFDAWSVFGWHEGARFHEPMVYENGRLRTDGKGKYGPELYVDFLGEFMENSAVAKKPFFAYYSMALAHDVTDDIPTQVPYAPGKDRWMNYGEMIESMDAMVGKLVAKIDQLGLRNNTIILFTGDNGTARRSKLRHIAGRKYEYENVFSIRNGKRVPGGKGTLLDIGTNVPLIAHWRGHIQGGSVGHELVDFSDWLPTLAAIAGGRIENKIDGVSFYSTLFSTRRHQARVVAFSESKGGRAWVRTKQHKLYRNGNYYDVRADAMEKKPLTKVTGHAAKDLQLLQAALQKLNIPIQK